The DNA segment TGTAGTGGGCTGACTAGTCCTGAATTGTCCTTTAGTTCCTGGACCATTTTCAATGCAGCTCCAGGTGACAGAGAACACATCAATTAGGACCGAGCCAACAAGCTGATCAATGATACTGAGGAGAATtacatggagacagagaaccAACTGAAAAAACATATCAATGGTTCTGAATGACAACCAATATACATCAACACCAGACATCATGATTCATGGAAATGTACAAGATTTAAACATTGCAATTACAAAAATATGAAAACATTGAATTTTAATTCATAACATCTTCTGAAGATCAAATCAGTTGAATCATTGTAGATAAAACAGAGCAGAATGAATCATCACATCTGGggaccatcaccaccagcatgactagtatctatgtggaccctactacagtttaaccagctcagctatagactacaccagcatgactagtatctatgtggaccctactacagtttaaccagctcagctatagtctacaccagcatgactagtatctatgtggaccctactacagtttaaccagctcagctatagactacaccagcatgactagtatctatgtggaccctactacagtttaaccagctcagctatagactacaccagcatgactagtatctatgtggaccctactacagtttaaccagctcagctatagactacaccagcatgactagtatctatgtggaacctactacagtttaaccagctcagctatagactacaccagcatgaTTAGTATCTATGTGGAacctactacagtttaaccagctcagctatagactacaccagcatgactagtatctatgtggaccctactacattttaaccagctcagctatagactacaccagcatgactagtatctatgtggaccctactacagtttaaccagctcagctatagactacaccagcatgactagtatctatgtggaccctactacagtttaaccagctcagcaGTACCAGAGAGACAAAACCCAGGATAGAGGGGCTGAGTGAATGTGGTCTGGActctgtggaggagggtcattGTGTCAGAGACACTGTAGAAGGACAGAGTACCTGCCTTGTGATCCAGGTACACTCCTACTCTGGAGGACTGAGGGCCTGATACTTTAGTCCCAACATTATTGTGTCTGAAACAATGACCACCACCATTGTAATCTAAACTCCAGGACTTGTTATTGTTTCCAAATGCACCATCTGTCCCTGTTCTGCTGATATCTTTATATGAGACTGCTGTATCAACAACATTACCACTCGACTCCACCTCCCAGTAACAGCGTCCAGACAGACCCTCTCTACACAGAACCTGACTGTAGTAGGTGAATCTGTCTGGATGGTCAGGATGTGGTTGGACTTGCTCTGTACAGGTCACCTTTCTGTTCccttcagacagagagaggtgtgtgtgtgctgtgtttggGTCCAGTGTGAGCTGACAGAAATCTGGGAGAAGAGCAGAGACCAATGAGGGGAGTCAGAACAATAAGTTAAGTCAGATACTGTATCTACCCTGTCTTTGATTAGAGCACAGCAGAGATCAAATCAGAGAAATATGAGGAGTCAGATAGATACCCAGTCTTTGATTATATCTACTATTGCTATATATTTCTAGAGGGATTGTTAGGAGTGTCAGTAAAAAGAGACTGTTAGTTACTTCACAATAAAGAGACTCACATTGTAACAACTGTTCTCTGGTCTTGGGCTCTGGAGGCAGTACAACATCTACTATTTTcactacagacacacaaacacattgacagagagagggaatgttATCATCAGACCATATTCCACATGTATATGACTAGTAGGGAACTTTCAATGGTCTAAAGTTGATGTTCTTTTTGTTTTCAACACACCTGTAGTGGAGATCTTGGTCCATTCTCGTTTAAGGAAGTCTTCTAGTTTCTCTCTCAGTTCAGACACAGTCTTACTCACATCTCCAATGTACTGAAGAGGACGGACAACGATGCTGGGTAAGTCTGAAGATACACTgatactggagagagactgatacctctggggggagagagagagagagagagagagagagagagagagagagagagagagagagagagagagagagagagagagagagagagagagagagagagagagagagagagagagagagagagagagagagagagagagactgataactctggagagagagagagagagagagagagagagagagagagagagagagagagagagagagagagagagagagagagagagagagagagagagagagagaggctgataactctggagagggagagagagactgataactctggagagagagagagagagagagagactgatacctctggagagagagagagagagagagagagagagactgataactctggagagagagagagtcaccaggaccacaaatacaaattccatctagacactgttgccctagagcacacaaaaaactatacatacctcagcctaaacatcagcaccataGGTAGagagagcccattgccctttatggttgtgaggtctggggtccgctcaccaaccaagacttcacaaaatgggacaaacaccaaattgagactctgcacgcagaattctgcaaaaatatcctccgtgtacaacgtagaacaccaaataattcatgcagagcagaattaggccgatacccactaattatcaaaatccagaaaagagccgttaaattctataaccacctaaaaggaagcgattcacaaaccttccataacaaagccttcacctacag comes from the Oncorhynchus gorbuscha isolate QuinsamMale2020 ecotype Even-year unplaced genomic scaffold, OgorEven_v1.0 Un_scaffold_5494, whole genome shotgun sequence genome and includes:
- the LOC124029097 gene encoding tripartite motif-containing protein 16-like protein, with product MRCREATEPTVFLSLSVSLSLSLSLSLSLSLSLSLSLSLSLSLSLSLSLSLSLSLSLQRSAQSAVEDSDQIFTELIRSIERRSSEVKELIRAQEKAQVSQAEGLLEQLKQEIAELRKRSTELEQLSHTEDHIRFLQRYQSLSSISVSSDLPSIVVRPLQYIGDVSKTVSELREKLEDFLKREWTKISTTVKIVDVVLPPEPKTREQLLQYFCQLTLDPNTAHTHLSLSEGNRKVTCTEQVQPHPDHPDRFTYYSQVLCREGLSGRCYWEVESSGNVVDTAVSYKDISRTGTDGAFGNNNKSWSLDYNGGGHCFRHNNVGTKVSGPQSSRVGVYLDHKAGTLSFYSVSDTMTLLHRVQTTFTQPLYPGFCLSGTAELVKL